A single genomic interval of Juglans regia cultivar Chandler chromosome 1, Walnut 2.0, whole genome shotgun sequence harbors:
- the LOC108998586 gene encoding leucine-rich repeat receptor protein kinase MSP1, whose protein sequence is MDEPIRSLRFLLLFLLLPSLSLQREDQRLKLSTVDLNALKAVKASLTDIPGSAFFSTWDFASTDPCSSFSGLTCSLISSSLRVIALSFGTGLSGSHGLAGSLSSSLSQLTELTQLLLFPGLVTGPIPLQLCRLSNLRVISLTVNRLNGPVPTCFSALSNLHTLDLSYNKFTGSIPPGLTRLPRLKVLILASNSLSGELPDVSTQLLHLDLKWNRLNGQLPSLPSSLRYLSLSRNTMWGPLNGLGSLSELVYLDLSMNQFGGPIPAPLFRPTLSSLLLQRNNLSGGVPLAGPTTPPSYGEGSIVDLSHNFLTGELSAVLRGVESLFLNNNHLIGRVPEEYVKSVYRGGTKTLYLQHNYINGFRLEPGAALPDTASLCLSYNCMVPPSAGVTACPASAGSQISRPEWQCSMFYKGS, encoded by the coding sequence ATGGACGAACCCATACGCTCTCTTCGCTTCCTCCTCCTGTTCTTGCTCCTCCCTTCTCTGTCTCTTCAACGTGAAGATCAACGTCTAAAGCTTAGCACCGTAGATCTCAATGCACTAAAAGCCGTCAAAGCTTCCCTCACCGACATCCCAGGATCGGCATTCTTTTCCACCTGGGACTTCGCTTCCACCGATCCATGCTCTTCTTTTTCCGGCCTCACCTgctctctcatttcttcttctctccgCGTCATCGCTCTCTCATTCGGTACCGGCCTCTCTGGTTCGCATGGACTCGCTGGTTCTCTCTCCAGCTCCCTCTCCCAACTCACCGAACTGACCCAACTCCTCCTCTTTCCGGGCCTCGTCACCGGCCCCATCCCACTCCAACTCTGCCGTCTCTCTAACCTCCGAGTCATCTCCTTGACCGTAAACCGCCTGAACGGTCCCGTCCCCACTTGTTTCTCGGCTCTCTCGAATTTGCACACCCTCGACCTGAGTTACAACAAGTTCACCGGATCCATCCCCCCGGGTCTCACCCGGTTGCCCCGACTCAAGGTCCTCATATTGGCGTCCAACTCTCTATCAGGCGAGTTACCGGACGTGTCGACTCAGCTGCTGCATCTAGATTTGAAGTGGAACAGACTCAACGGGCAGCTGCCGTCACTGCCTTCGTCCCTCCGTTACCTATCTCTATCGCGTAATACAATGTGGGGTCCACTCAACGGCTTGGGATCGCTCTCCGAGTTAGTATATCTGGACCTGAGCATGAATCAATTCGGTGGTCCCATCCCGGCCCCCCTCTTCAGACCCACCCTCTCCTCTTTACTACTGCAACGGAACAATCTGTCCGGTGGGGTCCCACTCGCCGGTCCCACCACACCACCATCATACGGTGAGGGTTCCATCGTGGACCTGAGCCACAACTTCTTGACGGGGGAGTTATCGGCGGTGTTGAGGGGGGTGGAGAGCTTGTTCCTGAATAACAACCATCTGATCGGGAGGGTGCCGGAGGAGTACGTCAAGAGCGTGTACCGAGGTGGCACCAAGACGTTGTACTTGCAGCACAATTATATAAACGGGTTCAGGCTGGAACCGGGGGCGGCATTGCCGGATACGGCGTCGTTGTGCCTGTCGTATAACTGTATGGTCCCACCATCGGCGGGAGTCACGGCTTGCCCGGCAAGTGCCGGTTCGCAGATCTCAAGGCCAGAGTGGCAGTGCTCAATGTTCTATAAGGGGAGCTAG
- the LOC108998588 gene encoding proteasome subunit alpha type-4-A-like, with protein sequence MSRRYDSRTTIFSPEGRLFQVEYAMEAIGNAGAAIGILSKDGVVLVGEKKVTSKLLQTSGSTEKMYKIDDHVACAVAGIMSDANILTNTARVQAQRYTFAYQEPMPVEQLVQSLCDTKQGYTQFGGLRPFGVSFLFAGWDKNLGFQLYMSDPSGNYGGWKAAAIGANNQAAQSMLKQDYKDDITREGAVELALKVLSKTMDSTSLSSDKLELAELFLSPSGTVKYQVSSPESLTKLLVKFGVNQPTTEDS encoded by the coding sequence ATGTCTAGGAGATATGATAGTCGAACGACAATCTTCTCCCCTGAAGGTCGTCTTTTCCAAGTTGAATATGCAATGGAGGCTATTGGAAATGCAGGTGCTGCAATTGGAATATTATCAAAAGATGGGGTTGTCTTGGTTGGTGAAAAAAAGGTTACTTCCAAACTTCTGCAAACCTCAGGTTCCACTGAGAAGATGTACAAGATTGATGATCATGTTGCATGTGCTGTGGCTGGAATAATGTCTGATGCCAACATCCTAACTAACACAGCTAGGGTCCAAGCCCAACGCTACACGTTTGCTTACCAAGAGCCCATGCCGGTCGAGCAGCTAGTTCAATCCCTTTGTGATACTAAGCAAGGGTACACACAATTTGGAGGTCTCCGGCCTTTTGgtgtttcatttctttttgcaGGATGGGACAAGAATCTTGGTTTTCAGTTGTACATGAGCGACCCTAGTGGGAACTATGGAGGTTGGAAAGCTGCTGCAATTGGTGCGAACAACCAGGCAGCACAATCAATGCTTAAACAGGATTACAAGGATGATATCACAAGGGAAGGGGCAGTCGAGCTTGCACTGAAGGTGCTCAGTAAAACCATGGACAGCACGAGTCTTAGTTCAGATAAGCTTGAATTAGCTGAGCTTTTCCTCTCACCTTCTGGCACTGTGAAGTATCAAGTTTCATCGCCCGAGTCTCTGACAAAGTTGCTGGTGAAGTTTGGAGTGAACCAACCTACCACCGAGGATTCCTAA